The Pungitius pungitius chromosome 14, fPunPun2.1, whole genome shotgun sequence genome contains the following window.
CGATACACCATAAAGTATTCTGATATGATGCCACTTTTAACAGCGTTTGTGGATGTTCTTGCACTACTTAATCGTCAGAACATAACTTTACTGTCTGATATCGGTATACTTAGATCTACTTTACACCGTACTGCACTTTCTAATCGCTCTGTGATTTAAGCACTTGGCCTACTTCGACACCACGGCGATGACTAGCCGTTGAGCTTGAAGCATACGAAGCCCTCTTGTCATCTCTGTTCTGCAGTACGATTGCAATATCGAGTGCTTAGATGACTATAGAGACGTATTAAATGTGACGTGGCACTTATTAAGCGCGAGAATAAGCGTAACCTTCCATGTcttccattttcattttgtttttcaactgTTTGTATTTTGTCTGTAGCCGGTGGAATGTTATTGATAGTATGTGAGATTGGAGAGTTTACAATTCGTGATGCAATTCTGTTTCACAAattttgtatatttaataaagaatattttgtgtttcttgCTCACCGTATGTTTggttgtacatttttatttgggGAGTGTTTGTGTTCCTTATGTAAGGCTTTAAATACACTGTAAAGGGAAGGGAACTAGCATAGCCTTCCCAACATATAACTGTTGATAACACTTTAATCATAAAAGCCCCTTAATTtccaaataaattaaattaaatgatcaCAAGCAGTCCTCCATACTGTCACATTtcatgctgcagcagctgttgtcATGAACGTGAGGATTTGGTGTTAATTTGAGCAGCCAGTGCACATTTCTCTACTATTATTCATTGCGGATCCACCACTAGAGGGCTACGTATACTCTCTAAACCCCAAATTCTTCCTCCAGCGCTTCCACCAACAGCATTAAAATGAGAAGCGTCTCGCAATTGTCTGACGTCTAACACACCCCTTCAACTTCACTTTATTTATAACGCTGTAAACATAGAGAGTCGTCCTGGGAGGTGTAGTCCTCCAAACAAAAGGTCAAACCACACCGGGTCTAGCAACGCAGCAAGAAAGAACTCCATTACCCATCATGCACCCTGCCCGGTAAACTGCCAGACGCCGCAGGAAGCAGCTCCACGGCTCGTGGTCTCGTGAAGTGAACGCCGCTGTATCGTCGTGAGAGAAcaaactctcttttttttttttgcaacagcaGCTGAATATGTCTGAATATTTGACATTCCAACATGGCAAGCCTCGTTTCGACCAggtagttttattttgaatttcccATTGAAGTTTGCAAGAGGAATCCTAACTTCACGTAAAGTTCAAAGTTCACCTGCTTTGAACCGAGTGCGTTCGATCAAATCCTTAACGGTTATTTCTCCTCGCGAAGCCTCGCCGGCGCCTCAAAGGACGGTTCTGCGGGCGCCCAAACTTTAATGTCAgtttaaaaagcacaaatatGTCGGGTCAAAGGACTATGTCGGGTCaactgtttaaaaataaaacgaaAATTGAGGTGTTGGGTGTTCTACAAATATaacgttagctcgttagctaaCTTGGCGGCTGGCTAAAAGCTAACAATATGCCAGCTCAATGGCCAAAATGGAGAAACATTATTCAACAAACATGGACATAAATAATTGCTGGCATCACATAGCTTTGCAGGTGTAACGGCACTTGCGTGGTTTGAAGTGAGAAGTGCTTCCATATACTGTATTCTGAGTTAGTATTTATTTAGAACTGTGGTCTACAGGTTACATGATGTGCCAGGTCACAGAATACACCGTAACACCCCTGCAGTGCACGTGGAAGGTTTCCACTCGCTTCCAATGTTTGCTTTAACTGGTCAAGTTGAAATAGCACTGGTGAATAATTGAATTAAacagatttgtaaaaaaaaaaactactcccCCACGCCAAGTTTTTACCATCCATATGTTCAGCATGTCACAAGGCACAGCAGAGTCAGATACCAGATTTTCATCCAAATTAGCAGTTAGTGTAATTAAACTTGAGCGAGGGAGGGATGGCGTGGTGCGCTGCTGCATCCCCGAAACTATTCCTTCTGCTCagttatgaataaatgattgaaAGGTATTTCTGGCACAGTCATTATAGAAATTAATTGCAAATGGTGTGAGTGAATTTGAGTCCCGAAAAGATAGGAAGCAGTTTTTCTGCGGTATTAATGAGGGGCCTCCACCTGGTGTGTTAAAACAGCTGGCACGCTGTAATGTCACTTACTTTTGGGCGACAGCTGGAatctctctgcctgtctttgccaaaaaaaatgaatccagaatcagATTTGGATGCCTATATTTGagcaatttatttttactgtgttGCAGAACGTTTTCATTCCAATTCAGgtgatttcaaatttaaaaaaagaccacaatATACAAATATCTTCTGTTCATGACTCGCCGTTAACAATagacaattttaaaaaagaatgtcGTATGTGAAATATAGTTTGTATGATGTattcttttctgcttttcctcttAGAACACCTTTTTTGGTCGGCTCAGGCACTTCCTGGATGTGATTGACCCCAGCAccctctttgtgacagaggtaCACAAACTTATGTATTATATGCATTTAGACGGATGACTTTAATCTGTTTTCAAATCAAAGTTCTTCTCGAGCGGAGAAGCACTATATAAATAAACTCTACAAATTCAATCAGAAGCAGAATAATCCAGCAAATCGTCGCCAACTCTTTTCCAATGGAAGTTGCCAGCAGTAGCTCCAAAAGTTACCTAATATGGAGAGAAAGTCGGCAACACTGACAAACTGTCCCTACAGGTGCCTCATTATGAGTGTAAACACACTTCATTTTGTTAagttccatccatccatcttcaacctcttatccggggtcgggtcgcgggggcaacagctccagcaggggaccccaaacttccctttcctggGGAACATCTACCAGctactctcctgaggaaacccatttgaacgcttgtacccgtgacctagttctttcgcgTCATGACACagccttcatgaccataggtgagggtaggaatgaagattgaccagAATTTGTTAAGTTCTCATCTGTAATGTCAATAATGAAGACACCATATGTACAAAGCAACTTGAACAAGAAGTTGTGGAAAAAGAACGGAACCACCGAATGTACTAAACCTAAATGGAGGGAAAGGGGCCGTTGTCTACCGATGATTTCAAGGGGCTGAACTGTCGTAATATTTCTTCAGCCCTTTGTCATGTTTTGGTCATTTTGTTCATGGAGTCATCGGTGCTCTGGTGCGCTGGGTAATGAAGCTGTTAGCAGGTACTGGCGGCGGTGGCGACCGGGATGTGATGAGGTGTGGACATGTGGGGCAGCTGTGAGGGGTGGAGAGTGTGtacgccgacacacacacacacacacacacaccttacacCCTGCTGGGCCAGGCGTAGCCCTGACTTGCCCCTAATGACGAGATGGGGACACGGGATAACCGCACACACAACTTCCATGTCCACACACCCCAAAGTACACACCGAACACTATCACACCCAAATGCAGGGAAAggaacgcgcacacacacacacgtacagatgGAAAGCTCATTAGAACAAATTGGGCCACATGATCTTGTATTTTGCTGAGCATTAGACAGTGATCACACCACAGTAAGCTGCTCATTACCCTTTAGGGAAGTCATTTGTCGactaaaaagcagcatgaaaGTTTTAAGTGAAACACGCTTATCGTGCATTGGGCCGCGTGGCTAAAATAGTGGAATATAAAAAAACCCCTCTTAGCCAGGACGGACGCCCCTCGCCTCACGTAACTCCTCTCTGCTGAACATTCTGCTTCTGACTTCCATCTGTTCCATCGAACCAGAAACGGCTGCAGGAGTCTCTGGAGCTGCTCAACTGCTTCAAACAAGGATCTCTGCCACCAGGAGCGACAGATGCTCAGGTGAAGAAGAGTTGACATTAATCTTTTTCAGGACGTGTTGATTAAGCGACACAAGGCTTAAGAACTAGGTGTTTGTGCCGTTTTTCAAAGTTACTTTCATAGGCCTAGTCCTTAAAATGTaacgttttgttttattatttttctttacagCTTTGGCAAGCTCAGAAAATAAAGCAGGTAAGAgcttcctctctcttccctctatGTCTCCATCACTAGCCTCCACAGCTATCATCcctggttgtcatggtgacagcAGATTCACCAACtcatcacacatacacataatgtTTAGGTTCATAACCAAACGCTTTAAGCGACTACAAGTTAATGAACTAATAAGTATTTTAAGTAGTACGGCTTTGTTGCTCCAACTCCACGGCTCCAGAACTGAACCAACCCAAATCAGAGCTGCTGATGGTCTGACACTAACAATGGCGTTGCTATTACAGGCCATGATCCACCCCGACACGGGGGAGAAGATCCCCATGCCCTTTCGCATGTCAGGTACAGTAGCTTGGCGTGGAGGCCTCGGGGGCCGAGGGATCAGGGGGCTTGTTATGTGGTCCAACACGGAGTCGTCGTTCACCCTGGGGAACTGTCGCGGCTCAACGGGGCTCTTCGGGTTGTCTCGGGCCTGAAAAAGGTCACACTCAGCTGGGCGCTGATTAAAACCTCTCCCCCACGGAGACGGAGAAgttctccagctgctctccCAAGAAGCCAACGCGAGTGTTTCTTAAAGCACCTTTTTAGCAAGGCAACTTTGAAGTGTCATGGAGaaggtgtgtgagagagcaggagagagactTCATATGCCCGGAcccacctgtctgtgtgtgtgtgtatatatatatatatgtatatatatatatttgtttctcctttaaacaaaaagaaaaccaattCTGAATGGAAGATGATGTATAAATGCTGactctatttttttaaacaggtttTATCCCATTTGGCACACCAGTGGTGAGTGGGGCTTTTTTGCAcacatttcaattaaaaatatattgtaattattctaaaataataaaaaaagctcCATAGAAGTTTATCCACACATGTATATTTTAagcttttaataaatacataatattaAAGCCTAAAGGCTGGGTCTCTATTTTGTAAAAGAGTTTTATCTTTGTGCAGGTTGTTGGTCTCCTTCTACCACATCAAACACTGGTGTCAACTATCTTCTGGCAGGTACAGACCTCTCACTTCACTTTAGAAGACTGATGAAAGCTCAGTGAGAAGTTAAGCTTAATATTTGCTTCTGCTCCTCTTGCAGTGCTTAAACCAGAGCCACAACGCCTGTGTGAACTACTGCAACCGCAACGCCTCCAAGGTACCGAGACCCGCCGTTGTGCCGCCTGTACATTCCACCGCTGCAGGAAACCCCGTTGATGTTTCCGTGGTCCACTCACTGTTCGCTTTAGCCGGCTCCAGTTTCCAAGTTCCTTGAGGGATACCTCGGCGCCGTGACCAGCGCAGTCTCCATCGCTGTGAGTAACTCGGCAGAGCTGAGGTCATCGCACGGCAAATATCCGCCTCACTCGCTGATCTGTGCTTTCTTTTAGGAAGAATGTCTGTGAGACCTGCTGTTCTTCAGACACCGGTGCAGCCGGTGCAGCCGTGTTATCTAAATATTAACGTTAATGTTTAAATAATCCACTGcttctttaattattttatgtataCGGGCCTCATATCTTCAGTATAACTAAACAgccagaaaagaaacaaaactcaTTTTAAACTAAGATAAAGGGAAATTTGCTGAAAGCGTAATTCATAATTGAATGTTTTCATACAGAAAAGCACTATGTGGTAATTGTGAATTCTCTTCTCGATAGTCGTCTCTTTTGTTGTGATCTGTGCCAAaggtttccatggttaccaaaaaacatgtcattagtCTGGGTTTCAGTGCAGTGAGTTTAACGTCTGAACTGTTTCCCACGCCGAcagaaacacattattttattttgacaggagAAATATCAAAATTCAAGCTCGGACCTTTGAATATCGATACCATGACGATAGTCAATGATCAGtccagcttttttttatttttttattcttcttctgtcACCTAAGAGTGAAATGTGGGAGTCACACAGCTGCCTGAGCCGGCCCTTAGTGTGGACACAGGGCTCAAACCCAGCCAATTACTGGTACTGGTCCCGCTGGGCGCTCATccggctgctggcctcaggCCTGACAACGTCAACaagcacagagaaaaaaaatcccggGGTGTCTGGAGGGCGGAATGacgggagaagagagaggggggtgggggggatgagggggggggggggggggggcgtagctCTCCAATTAAACGCGCGCTGTGGTGACGACCCCCCGCCGGGCCGGGGAGGGCCGAGGCTGGAGCTGTGTTCTCTGAGAGCAGAGCTGTCTGACCGCTCtggagttcttcttcttcttcttctgttcgtCTCCCCTTCAAACTGTTTCTGACAGAAGTGCATTTGTTCAAATGGGAAATCCATGGGTGTGACATCACTTGCTCTGTGACATACGGGCGGTGCTTTTATTTCAGGTGGGGTTGAGCGTGTTAATCCAGAGAGCCCGTCGCTTAGGCCCAACTACCAGGCTTTTGGTGCAGAGGTTCATCCCCTTCCCAGCAGTGGGTAAGTTCAAAGGGCTCCCCTAATGGGTCGGACGGGGGATTAGACCCAAAACGGCCTTTTTAGACTACAGCGATGCGTCTCTGTGGTCACAATGTGCATCTACCTGACTGGTTAAGGTTCTCTCCctgactaaaactaaacctgcaAGGTGGCTGGCTTAAGCTGTCTGGTAATTCTTTATATACTTTTCACATTTATCCCAAagtgacgttttttttattttaaaaatgtagttGTGAGCATACATCGTTCGTTTGGGATCACAGTATGATTCAGTTCATACAGCATCGCTCTCCTCTCGGGGCTCGAGACGTGTCGTGAGGCTCCTTTGTCAGACGTGTGCGGAGCCACAAAGCAAACACGCACCCAGGGGCATAGACCCGTGTCCCAGAATGCTGCTGGCTCATAATTAaattgtttgccccccccccccccctctcccgcttGCCATGGCGGCTCTTTTAATTAAATCAACAGGTTTCTACAGCGCAGCCTTTGCCTGGTAATTGGCTGCTTGTTAGAACTCTGCTGCCGCAAACAAATTGGATAATTACCCCTAAAGTGGCGTCTATGTCAAGGCCTCATTTACCTGATTTATGTTttgttcattgttgttgttgttttggtgggGCCATATATAAGGTAATTAAAATGGCTAATTGAAGCGAGCAAAAGTAAGGTGCTgtttgaatccccccccccccctcccccccccccacttcatttGGTTTGCTTACTTAAGGCTAGATTTATTTGTAATAACCTAATCAAGCAGCGGCCTGTCATTCAATTTGATGATGAGGACCTTAACTGCCGGGAAAGACTCGCCGCCAGAAATTTATGGGGataatttgttgttgtttgaagaTATCGATCatgatttaattattattaatattgccGTAATTATCTGAGATGTTCCTTAAAGCATCCAGAGTAAACCACGAGGTATTAGGAATCAATTAGAATGTGAAtgaatgtaattattttaaataattacaaattACCACCAGATATTTTAGCAGTGAATGATTCAGACTTGGCAATAATTGATGCAACTTTATAATTACTTTGATGCCTTTATTAATTGAGTTACAAACCATTTTTTTTGCTTGCTGCTTTAGTTTTTGTTTCATAGTAAAATCCCACTATCTGTCCCTCCCTTAATTGgtcttgataaaaaaaagagaaatcccTTGTAGGTAAAAGAGCTGTTTGCTCAGTCAATTGAATTCCCCTCACAAAGCGACCTGCGAGCCCCGCAGGCCTCTGTGAAGATAACTCCCAACGCTGCTGTCTTAAATTAAAAAGGCCCCCGGCGCCACGACTAAACTCTCTAAAAATGAGTTTTTCTTATTCCTATTAGAGTCAAGGAGAACAGTCCATAGATATTAACATACATTTGGGTTCACTTTGGCCGTCGTGAATAAGTCCCGGGGTGACGACGCCGCCGTAAACAGCCGCGGTTTGTTGCCCCGCCAAGTCACCTTGGTCACGGTGTTCACTGCTGATGTGACTGacttgagacacacacacacaaacagacacacacacacacacacacacacgggcgtaGCGTTATGAATCACAAAGATTATGCTCCCATACACAGCTGCTTTGAGCTAATGCTAACATCATTATGCCAACATGAGAACAATTATGCTGATGTTAAACAAGTGCAATTTGCCACATAGTTGCGATGCTAATGTGTCCAGCAGCAGAGAGCTACATGTTGGATGCAAACAGTGAGTTTGGTCATCTGATTTCCTTTTCTCAGCAAAAAGCCTGAGACATCTGCGCGCCTGTTTACTTTAAAGTACATTTACCCTTTTCTGTGTTAGCGTGCTAGCCTCTGCTAAACCTAAGCACTAAAATAGATGCTATGTAGATAGTGCTACATGAAAGGTATTGAAGATCCgcagtgtgtgtgctgcaggtttAAGGAAACGGTCCTACTTTGTCAAACCCATTTCCACATGTTCAGCTAGAaccttttgtctttattttcagATAATTAACTAATGCATGAAATATAGAAACAGGTGGTTGggtaaaaaatacaataaacccATTCAAATCCGATGATTTGACTTTTATTCACGGTGGAAGCCCTCATTTTTTGCAGTGCCCTTGAGCAAAGAGCTGAACCTCTCCCTGCTCCTTAAACCGTTTCCTAAAACCATTCCCCCCGACCTCTGCAGCGACCGCCAACGTCTGCAACGTGGTGCTCATGAGACACTCGGAGCTGTCGGAGGGCATCAGCGTGCTCGACGGCAGCGGGAACGTCGTGGGAACGTCGAAAGTCGCCGCCAGGCACGtacgtggctttttttttttttaaaggagcctTCAGCCGCGTCGTTTGTAG
Protein-coding sequences here:
- the LOC119227334 gene encoding sideroflexin-5 isoform X2, translating into MSEYLTFQHGKPRFDQNTFFGRLRHFLDVIDPSTLFVTEKRLQESLELLNCFKQGSLPPGATDAQLWQAQKIKQAMIHPDTGEKIPMPFRMSGFIPFGTPVVVGLLLPHQTLVSTIFWQCLNQSHNACVNYCNRNASKPAPVSKFLEGYLGAVTSAVSIAVGLSVLIQRARRLGPTTRLLVQRFIPFPAVATANVCNVVLMRHSELSEGISVLDGSGNVVGTSKVAARHALLETALTRVVLPMPILILPPIVMSVLEKSA
- the LOC119227334 gene encoding sideroflexin-5 isoform X3 yields the protein MSEYLTFQHGKPRFDQNTFFGRLRHFLDVIDPSTLFVTEKRLQESLELLNCFKQGSLPPGATDAQLWQAQKIKQAMIHPDTGEKIPMPFRMSGFIPFGTPVVVGLLLPHQTLVSTIFWQCLNQSHNACVNYCNRNASKPAPVSKFLEGYLGAVTSAVSIAVGLSVLIQRARRLGPTTRLLVQRFIPFPAVATANVCNVVLMRHSELSEGISVLDGSGNVVGTSKVAARHALLETALTRVVLPMPILILPPIVMSVLEKGV